A genome region from Rhizobium sp. NXC14 includes the following:
- a CDS encoding SDR family NAD(P)-dependent oxidoreductase produces MHKVWFITGIGRGLGRALAEQLLAAGHFVFGTARSTSGLQELIAQYPDTLAVEALDLADGAPRFADVIEAAVTRFGEIDVLVNNAGYGLFGAAEGIEEEHLRRQLEVNLIAPMLLTKHALPHMRAQGKGTIVAISSYGARPRIPEHPLTMRANGGSKAILNRFLRISAPLGFGC; encoded by the coding sequence ATGCATAAAGTTTGGTTCATTACTGGAATTGGCCGCGGGCTGGGACGGGCGCTAGCCGAGCAGCTGCTTGCGGCCGGGCACTTCGTTTTCGGGACTGCCCGCAGCACGTCGGGCCTGCAGGAGCTGATTGCGCAATATCCTGATACGCTTGCGGTTGAGGCGCTAGATCTTGCCGATGGTGCTCCGCGATTTGCGGATGTCATCGAAGCCGCGGTCACGCGGTTTGGCGAGATCGACGTCCTCGTCAACAACGCCGGCTACGGCCTCTTTGGTGCCGCGGAGGGCATAGAGGAAGAGCACTTGCGGCGGCAACTCGAAGTCAATCTGATCGCCCCCATGTTGCTCACCAAGCATGCTCTGCCGCATATGCGGGCTCAAGGGAAGGGGACGATCGTCGCGATTTCAAGTTATGGGGCCAGGCCACGCATCCCGGAGCATCCGCTTACCATGCGAGCAAATGGGGGATCGAAGGCTATTTTGAATCGCTTTCTAAGGATATCGGCTCCTTTGGGCTTCGGGTGTTGA
- a CDS encoding LysR family transcriptional regulator: MNEKPTFAELGAFLAAARHRNFRKAADELGIAPSTLSHFIRRLEERLETRLLHRSTRSVSLTAAGEALSSRLSPLIHDLDEALVEAANIKNSPRGVLRVLASDVVATLLMEEVVPAFLNEFPHVQLELVANSGFVDIVAEGFDAAFRLGDDIPKDMIALKFGEMSRMRVVGSPNYLKGRSLPSSPEELEGLDCIRSRPASGVPYRWEFEKGGKRISVEPNGALTVNRSELALQAALRGMGVSYIPERLCRGHLETGALVSLLDGWSPPYEGLCLYYPGHRLVPPALRAFISVVKKVGLT; this comes from the coding sequence ATGAATGAGAAGCCGACCTTCGCTGAACTTGGCGCGTTCCTCGCTGCCGCGCGCCATCGGAACTTTCGTAAAGCGGCCGACGAACTCGGCATTGCGCCATCGACGCTCAGTCATTTCATTCGACGCCTTGAGGAGCGTCTTGAGACACGTCTCCTTCACAGAAGCACACGAAGCGTATCTCTGACGGCGGCCGGGGAAGCCCTTTCCAGCCGGCTGTCCCCGCTGATCCACGATCTGGATGAAGCATTGGTGGAGGCGGCAAATATTAAGAACAGTCCGCGCGGCGTTCTGCGCGTGTTGGCATCCGATGTCGTGGCGACTCTCCTGATGGAAGAGGTTGTTCCGGCCTTCCTCAACGAGTTCCCCCACGTACAGCTCGAACTGGTCGCAAACTCCGGCTTTGTTGACATCGTGGCGGAGGGTTTTGATGCGGCATTCAGGCTGGGCGATGACATCCCCAAGGACATGATTGCTCTGAAGTTCGGGGAAATGTCGCGGATGCGGGTCGTAGGATCGCCGAATTATTTGAAGGGCCGCAGCCTTCCTTCGTCGCCAGAAGAATTGGAAGGTTTAGACTGTATTCGATCCAGACCCGCGAGCGGTGTTCCCTATCGCTGGGAGTTTGAAAAGGGCGGTAAAAGAATTTCTGTCGAGCCCAATGGGGCGCTTACGGTCAATCGATCGGAGCTTGCTCTCCAAGCTGCCCTCCGGGGCATGGGAGTTTCCTACATTCCGGAGAGACTTTGCAGAGGTCATCTGGAGACGGGCGCCTTGGTGTCTCTGTTAGACGGCTGGTCCCCACCATACGAAGGGCTGTGCCTCTATTATCCGGGCCACCGGCTCGTCCCGCCAGCGCTGAGAGCATTCATCAGCGTGGTCAAAAAGGTAGGCCTGACGTGA
- a CDS encoding helix-turn-helix domain-containing protein produces the protein MRPKRLEPKSGCAAELTMSVIGGLWKPTILVNLLMGKKRFMELSRLIPDATQRVLTQQLRELEADGMITRQVYPEVPPRVEYEATDLARSVAPIIGSLRDWGNEFRAYQQRLSELVPSCPAESGVTAAMPEAAE, from the coding sequence GTGAGACCCAAGCGTCTTGAGCCGAAGAGCGGATGTGCCGCCGAACTCACCATGTCGGTCATCGGTGGTCTCTGGAAGCCCACAATCCTCGTCAATCTGCTGATGGGCAAGAAGCGGTTCATGGAGCTGAGCCGGCTGATCCCTGACGCGACGCAGCGTGTTCTGACCCAGCAGCTCCGCGAACTCGAAGCCGATGGCATGATTACCCGCCAGGTCTATCCCGAGGTTCCGCCGCGCGTTGAATACGAGGCGACGGATCTGGCACGTTCGGTCGCGCCGATCATCGGCAGCCTGCGCGACTGGGGGAACGAGTTCCGAGCATACCAGCAGCGATTGTCGGAACTCGTGCCGTCGTGCCCGGCTGAGAGCGGCGTCACCGCCGCGATGCCCGAGGCGGCGGAGTAG